One window from the genome of Bacteroidota bacterium encodes:
- the rsxC gene encoding electron transport complex subunit RsxC, whose amino-acid sequence MQKTFPKGGIHPDENKITSAKAIKKLALPKSVYVPISQHIGVPSEIVVERKVKVKIGDIIAKSSGFVSTNIHSPVAGTVTKLDKIVDSSGYKRQCIVIRTDVKDPSNFEENDLPLKKEIELSPKEILKRINDHGIVGLGGATFPSHVKLNIKEDNKIDHLIINGVECEPYLTADHRLMLEKAEEILIGIKILMYATHIESAIIGIENNKKNAIKNFKKLTRNERGIEIAALRVKYPQGSEKQLIKSLLKREVPKNGLPLDVGVIVQNVGTIYAIYEAIQYNKPLTERVVTVTGKSLKDPSNFWVKIGTPVKDLIDEVGGLPEDTRKIVNGGPMMGKAIKNTDVPITKGTSGILVISEEEAERKKSKNCIRCGECVFVCPMGLEPHLLMNLTEKRMYEKAVSEDIKTCIECGSCSYVCPSHRPLLDYIRFGKSIIKKLETNKN is encoded by the coding sequence ATGCAAAAAACATTTCCAAAAGGTGGAATTCATCCTGATGAAAATAAAATTACATCAGCGAAAGCAATTAAAAAATTAGCTTTACCTAAATCAGTTTATGTGCCAATTTCACAGCATATTGGTGTTCCTTCTGAAATAGTTGTAGAGAGAAAAGTTAAAGTGAAAATTGGTGATATAATTGCTAAAAGTAGTGGATTTGTCTCTACTAATATTCATTCTCCCGTAGCAGGAACAGTAACCAAATTAGATAAGATCGTTGATAGCAGCGGTTATAAAAGACAATGTATTGTAATAAGAACCGATGTAAAAGATCCTTCCAATTTTGAAGAAAATGATTTACCTCTAAAAAAAGAAATTGAATTATCACCAAAAGAGATTCTAAAACGTATCAATGATCATGGTATTGTCGGTTTAGGCGGAGCAACATTTCCTTCGCATGTTAAGCTAAACATTAAGGAAGATAATAAAATTGATCACTTAATTATTAACGGAGTTGAATGTGAACCATACTTAACAGCAGATCATAGATTAATGCTTGAAAAGGCAGAAGAAATCCTTATAGGGATTAAAATTTTAATGTATGCCACTCATATTGAAAGTGCCATTATCGGAATTGAAAACAACAAAAAAAATGCTATTAAAAATTTCAAAAAATTAACCAGAAATGAAAGAGGAATAGAAATAGCAGCATTAAGAGTAAAATACCCGCAAGGAAGTGAAAAACAATTGATTAAATCTCTGCTTAAAAGAGAAGTCCCAAAAAACGGCTTGCCTTTGGATGTGGGTGTTATTGTACAAAATGTCGGTACTATTTATGCAATTTATGAGGCGATTCAATACAATAAGCCATTAACAGAACGTGTTGTTACCGTTACCGGGAAAAGTTTAAAAGATCCCTCCAATTTTTGGGTGAAAATTGGAACACCTGTTAAAGATCTGATAGATGAAGTTGGCGGTTTACCCGAAGACACTCGTAAAATTGTAAATGGGGGACCTATGATGGGTAAAGCCATCAAAAACACGGATGTTCCGATCACAAAAGGCACCTCAGGTATTTTGGTAATTTCTGAAGAAGAAGCAGAAAGAAAAAAATCTAAAAATTGCATTCGCTGTGGCGAATGTGTTTTTGTTTGCCCTATGGGATTAGAACCACATTTACTGATGAATTTAACAGAAAAAAGAATGTATGAAAAAGCTGTTAGTGAAGATATCAAGACTTGTATTGAATGTGGCTCATGCAGTTATGTTTGTCCATCGCATCGACCATTATTAGATTATATCCGATTTGGAAAAAGTATTATAAAGAAACTTGAAACAAACAAAAATTAA
- a CDS encoding RnfABCDGE type electron transport complex subunit D — MSNQPIIISASPHVHSDRTSKKLMYDVVIALIPAFLVSLYVFGIGALIVTSVAVISCLLFEFLIQKYLLKTTTTISDGSALITGILLAFNLPSNLPVWMIIVGSLVAIAVAKFSFGGLGFNVFNPALVGRVFLLISFPVQMTMWPTAVENNTTIADAVTGATPLGIIKEGLMYGETMTEIGSKIPSSIDLFLGITGGSLGEMSAIALILGGLFLIIRKVITWHIPVTMLVTIAVMTAIFWLLNPEKNANPLIHLLSGGAILGAFFMATDLVTSPMTKKGMVIFAISIGILTVVIRKFGAYPEGVSFAILIMNAFVPLINKFFKPRRFGSRIKSKIV; from the coding sequence ATGAGTAATCAACCAATTATCATATCAGCTTCACCACATGTACATTCAGACAGAACTTCAAAAAAGTTAATGTATGATGTGGTTATTGCATTAATTCCGGCATTTTTGGTATCATTATATGTATTCGGAATAGGCGCATTGATAGTTACTTCAGTAGCAGTAATTTCTTGTTTACTGTTTGAGTTTTTAATTCAAAAATATTTATTAAAAACTACTACAACCATTAGCGATGGTTCTGCATTAATAACCGGAATTTTACTGGCTTTTAATCTACCTTCCAACTTACCTGTTTGGATGATCATTGTAGGTAGCCTGGTGGCAATTGCTGTTGCAAAGTTTTCATTTGGCGGACTGGGGTTCAATGTATTTAATCCTGCATTGGTTGGAAGAGTATTTTTATTGATCTCTTTTCCTGTACAGATGACTATGTGGCCAACTGCAGTTGAAAACAATACAACTATTGCTGATGCTGTTACCGGAGCAACACCTTTAGGGATTATTAAAGAAGGATTAATGTATGGAGAAACTATGACTGAGATCGGCTCTAAAATTCCGTCAAGTATAGACCTCTTTTTAGGGATAACAGGGGGTTCGCTAGGAGAAATGTCGGCGATAGCTTTGATTTTAGGAGGTTTGTTTTTGATAATTAGAAAAGTTATCACCTGGCATATCCCTGTTACAATGCTTGTTACAATAGCTGTCATGACAGCTATTTTCTGGCTTCTAAATCCCGAAAAAAATGCAAATCCGTTGATTCATCTACTTTCAGGAGGTGCAATTTTAGGTGCTTTCTTTATGGCTACCGATCTGGTTACAAGCCCGATGACAAAAAAAGGTATGGTGATCTTTGCCATTAGCATAGGAATATTAACAGTAGTCATAAGAAAGTTTGGCGCTTATCCCGAAGGTGTTTCATTTGCTATTTTAATAATGAATGCATTTGTACCACTAATTAATAAATTTTTCAAACCTCGTCGCTTTGGATCAAGAATTAAATCTAAAATAGTATAG